From one Notolabrus celidotus isolate fNotCel1 chromosome 24, fNotCel1.pri, whole genome shotgun sequence genomic stretch:
- the LOC117808476 gene encoding cyclic nucleotide-gated channel cone photoreceptor subunit alpha-like: MNNSNNNDGKKDEKKDEKKDEKKDEKKDEKKDEKKDEKKDEKKDEKKDEKKDDKKDDKKDAKKDEPPKEVFILDPATDVYYYWLCTISVPVFYNMMLLVARACFNELQYTNTSTWMILDYGSDFLYLVDTFVRARTGFLEQGLLVKDEKILKERYMKTRQFKLDVLSLAPTDIIFLYIGIDNPEWRFNRLLRSARLFEFFDRTETRTNFPNIFRIGNLVLYIIIIIHWNACLYFAISKVLVFGSDTWVYPSMNNPEFARLPRQYIYCFYWSTLTLTTIGETPPPVRDIQYFFVVVDFLTGVLIFATIVGNVGAMISNMGAARVEFQSKIDSIKQYMHFRKVTKDLEARVVKWFDYLWTEDKTCDEKLVLKNLPDKLKAEIAINVHLETLSKVRIFQDCEAGLLVELVLKLQPQVFSPGDYICKKGDIGKEMYIIKEGKLAVVADDGVTQFVVLSDGAYFGEISILGIKGSKAGNRRTANIRSVGYSDLFALSKDDLMEALIEYPDAKTLLEEKGKAILMKDNLIDESLVAATDAKDLENKVNQIEASLDIMSAKFRKMTAQYESHQRKIKQRLVNMSNQVHTLKMDDY; the protein is encoded by the exons atgaacaacagcaacaacaatgaCGG GAAGAAAGATGAGAAGAAGGACGAGAAGAAGGACGAGAAGAAAGATGAGAAGAAAGATGAGAAGAAAGATGAGAAGAAGGACGAGAAGAAGGACGAGAAGAAGGACGAGAAGAAAGATGAGAAGAAGGATGACAAGAAAGACGACAAAAAAGATGCAAAGAAGGATGAACCCCC aAAGGAGGTGTTCATCCTGGACCCCGCCACAGACGTGTACTACTACTGGCTGTGTACCATCTCCGTCCCGGTCTTCTACAACATGATGCTCCTGGTTGCCAG GGCTTGCTTTAATGAGCTGCAGTACACAAACACGTCGACATGGATGATTCTGGACTACGGCTCAGATTTCCTGTACCTCGTGGACACCTTTGTGAGAGCGAGGACAG GTTTTCTGGAGCAAGGCCTGCTCGTTAAGGACGAGAAGATCCTGAAGGAAAGGTACATGAAGACACGTCAGTTCAAACTGGACGTCCTGTCGCTCGCTCCCACCGACATCATCTTTCTTTATATCGGTATCGACAACCCGGAGTGGAGGTTCAACCGTCTCCTCAGGTCGGCCCGGCTCTTTGAGTTCTTTGACCGGACTGAAACTCGTACCAACTTCCCTAACATCTTCCGAATCGGGAATCTGGTcctctacatcatcatcatcatccactGGAACGCCTGTCTCTACTTCGCCATCTCCAAGGTGCTAGTCTTCGGCTCGGACACCTGGGTGTACCCGAGCATGAACAACCCAGAATTTGCTCGCCTGCCCAGACAGTACATCTACTGCTTTTACTGGTCCACTCTCACCCTGACCACCATCGGAGAAACGCCGCCCCCCGTCCGAGACATCCAGTACTTCTTCGTGGTAGTCGACTTCCTCACTGGAGTTCTGATCTTTGCCACGATTGTCGGAAACGTCGGTGCCATGATTTCTAACATGGGCGCTGCACGTGTGGAGTTCCAGTCGAAGATCGACTCCATCAAGCAGTACATGCATTTCCGAAAGGTCACCAAAGACCTCGAGGCGAGGGTGGTGAAATGGTTCGACTACCTGTGGACGGAGGACAAAACCTGTGACGAGAAGCTGGTGCTGAAGAATCTGCCGGACAAGCTGAAGGCAGAGATAGCCATCAACGTGCACCTGGAGACCCTGAGTAAAGTCAGGATCTTTCAGGACTGTGAGGCCGGTCTGCTGGTTGAGTTGGTCCTGAAACTTCAGCCTCAGGTGTTCAGTCCCGGCGACTACATCTGTAAGAAAGGTGACATCGGAAAGGAAATGTACATCATCAAAGAGGGGAAGCTTGCCGTGGTTGCAGACGATGGGGTGACGCAGTTTGTCGTCCTCAGCGATGGGGCGTACTTTGGAGAAATCAGCATCCTCGGCATCAAAGGCAGCAAGGCGGGGAACCGAAGAACCGCAAACATCCGAAGCGTCGGCTACTCTGATCTGTTCGCCCTCTCCAAAGACGATCTCATGGAGGCGCTCATCGAGTATCCAGACGCCAAAACGCTCCTGGAGGAGAAAGGCAAGGCCATCCTGATGAAAGATAACCTCATCGACGAGTCGCTTGTCGCTGCGACCGACGCCAAAGACTTGGAGAATAAAGTCAACCAGATTGAAGCCAGTCTGGATATCATGTCAGCCAAATTTAGAAAGATGACGGCGCAGTACGAGTCCCACCAACGCAAAATCAAACAGCGGCTCGTGAACATGTCGAACCAGGTCCATACACTCAAAATGGACGATTATTAG
- the LOC117808252 gene encoding ubiquitin-protein ligase E3A-like — MNSDEKEDCECAPPQAESSPAGGALREYEETEIENPEASRMKRAAAKHLIERYYHQLTEGCGNESCPNSWCASSVSFSRMDNNAAAVKALELYKVNAKLCDPHPSKKGTASAYLESGGARSNSSCSNSKMNHKDMHSVRDNFKDVNFLTEEKVYEILDICGGKEDYSPLIRVIGRVFSSAEGLVQSFRRSKPHTKEELKSLQGKDEDKDEDEKEAAACSAMEEDSPAASSSSRLGEGSSDENDVQKLAPDEVTVDIEAVRRVYERLLSNEKIEAAFLNALVYLSPNVECDLTYHNVYSRDPNYLNLFVIVMENNNLHSPEYLEIALPQFCKAMSKLPLPAQAKLARLWSHYGAEQIRRMVETFQQLITYKVISNEFNSRNLVNDDDAVVASTKCLKIVYYANVLGGDLDVEHNEEEDEEPIPESSELTLQELLGEERRNKKSPRVDPLETELGIRTNDCRRPLILFEEFVNEPLNEVLEMDKDYTFFKVETENKFSFMTCPFILNAVTKNLGLYYDNRIRMYSERRITVLYSLVQGQQLNPYLRLKVRRDHIIDDALVRLEMIAMENPADLKKQLYVEFEGEQGVDEGGVSKEFFQLVVEEIFNPDIGMFTYDEGTKLFWFNPSSFENEGQYTLIGIVLGLAIYNNCILDVHFPMVVYRKLMGKKGTFRDLADANPVLYQSLNELLEYEGSVEEDMMITFQISQTDLFGNPLMYDLRENGDKIPVTNENRKEFVAQYAEYMLNKSVEKQFKAFRRGFHMVTNESPLKYLFRPEEIELLICGSRNLDFLALEETTEYDGGYNRDSRIIKEFWETLHSFGEEQKRFFLQFTTGTDRAPVGGLGKLKMIIAKNGPDTDRLPTSHTCFNVLLLPEYNTKEKLRERLLKAITYAKGFGML; from the exons ATGAATTCCGACGAGAAGGAGGACTGTGAGTGTGCGCCACCACAGGCCGAGAGCAGCCCCGCGGGAGGAGCACTGAG aGAATACGAGGAGACTGAAATAGAAAACCCAGAAGCAAGCCGAAT GAAGCGAGCAGCTGCCAAACATCTAATAGAGCGCTACTACCACCAGTTAACGGAGGGCTGTGGGAACGAGTCATGTCCCAACTCCTGGTGTGCCTCGTCGGTCAGCTTCAGCCGCATGGACAACAACGCGGCGGCGGTCAAAGCCTTGGAGCTCTACAAGGTGAACGCTAAGCTATGCGACCCCCACCCCTCCAAGAAGGGCACGGCCTCCGCGTACCTGGAGAGCGGCGGCGCTCGCAGTAACTCCTCCTGCAGCAACAGCAAGATGAACCATAAAGACATGCACTCTGTGCGGGACAATTTCAAAG ACGTGAATTTCCTGACGGAGGAGAAAGTGTACGAGATCTTGGACATCTGCGGAGGGAAGGAGGATTACTCGCCTCTGATACGGGTGATCGGTCGCGTCTTCTCCAGCGCCGAGGGCCTCGTGCAGAGCTTCAGGAGGTCCAAACCTCACACCAAGGAGGAGCTCAAGTCCCTCCAGGGTAAAGACGAGGACAAAGACGAGGACGAGAAGGAGGCCGCGGCGTGCTCTGCAATGGAGGAGGATTCCCCCGCCGCCTCCTCGTCGTCACGGCTCGGCGAGGGCTCTTCGGACGAGAACGACGTCCAGAAGCTGGCGCCCGATGAGGTGACAGTGGACATTGAGGCGGTGCGGCGGGTCTACGAGCGCCTGCTGTCCAATGAGAAGATAGAAGCGGCCTTCCTGAACGCACTGGTCTACCTCTCACCGAACGTAGAGTGCGACCTGACGTACCACAACGTGTACTCACGAGACCCAAACTACCTGAACCTGTTTGTAATAGTGATGGAGAACAACAACCTCCACAGCCCGGAGTACCTGGAGATCGCTCTGCCGCAGTTCTGCAAGGCCATGAGCAAACTCCCGCTGCCGGCTCAGGCCAAGCTGGCCCGGCTGTGGTCGCACTACGGCGCCGAGCAGATCCGCCGCATGGTGGAGACGTTCCAGCAGCTCATCACGTACAAGGTCATAAGCAACGAGTTCAACAGCCGCAACCTGGTCAACGACGACGACGCGGTGGTGGCGTCAACCAAGTGCTTGAAGATCGTCTACTATGCAAACGTGCTGGGGGGCGACCTGGACGTCGAGCACAACGAGGAAGAGGACGAGGAGCCCATCCCCGAGTCCAGCGAGCTCACGCTGCAGGAGCTGCTGGGCGAGGAGCGGAGGAACAAGAAGAGTCCCCGCGTGGACCCGCTGGAGACGGAGCTCGGGATCCGCACCAACGACTGCCGGCGGCCGCTCATCCTCTTCGAGGAGTTTGTGAACGAGCCGCTGAACGAGGTCCTGGAGATGGACAAGGACTACACTTTCTTTAAGGTGGAGACTGAAAACAAGTTCTCCTTTATGACCTGCCCCTTTATCCTCAACGCCGTCACCAAGAACCTGGGTCTGTACTACGACAACCGCATCCGCATGTACAGCGAGCGGCGCATCACTGTCCTCTACAGCCTGGTGCAGGGTCAGCAGCTCAACCCGTACCTGAGGCTCAAAGTGCGGCGAGACCACATCATCGACGACGCTCTGGTCAGG CTGGAAATGATCGCGATGGAGAATCCTGCAGACTTGAAGAAGCAGCTGTACGTGGAGTTTGAAGGAGAACAAGGTGTTGATGAAGGAGGCGTTTCCAAAGAGTTCTTTcagctggtggtggaggagatcTTTAACCCGGATATTG GAATGTTCACGTACGATGAGGGCACCAAACTGTTCTGGTTCAACCCGTCCTCGTTTGAAAACGAAGGCCAGTACACCCTGATCGGCATCGTCCTCGGCCTGGCCATCTACAACAACTGTATCCTGGACGTCCACTTCCCCATGGTGGTCTACAGGAAGCTCATGGGCAAGAAAGGAACCTTCAGGGACCTGGCCGACGCAAACCCG GTTTTGTACCAGAGTCTGAACGAGCTGCTGGAGTACGAGGGAAGCGtggaggaggacatgatgaTCACGTTTCAGATCTCCCAGACGGACCTGTTCGGGAATCCACTCATGTACGATTTAAGGGAAAACGGGGACAAGATTCCAGTCACGAACGAGAACAGAAAG gagtTTGTGGCGCAGTACGCAGAGTACATGCTGAACAAGAGCGTGGAGAAACAGTTCAAAGCATTCAGGAGAGGTTTCCACATGGTCACCAACGAGTCGCCGCTCAAGTACCTGTTCAGACCGGAAGAGATCGAGCTCCTCATCTGTGGCAGCAGG aaccTTGACTTTTTAGCACTTGAAGAAACGACAGAATACGACGGCGGTTACAACAGAGATTCAAGAATTATCAA GGAGTTTTGGGAGACGTTGCACTCATTCGGGGAGGAGCAGAAGCGCTTCTTCCTGCAGTTCACCACTGGCACTGACAGAGCACCTGTAGGGGGGTTGGGCAAGCTGAAGATGATCATCGCCAAGAACGGCCCTGACACGGACAG GTTACCAACGTCTCACACTTGCTTtaacgtgctgctgctgcccgaGTACAACACCAAGGAGAAGCTGCGGGAGAGACTGCTGAAAGCCATCACCTATGCCAAAGGGTTTGGCATGCTCTGA